Proteins from a single region of Caloramator sp. E03:
- a CDS encoding tyrosine-protein phosphatase, with the protein MIDVHCHIIPNIDDGSDSIETSLEMLKIASKDGIKKIIATPHFYPDIFENNPETILNSVENLNNISKELGIDIEVLCGQEVFLNRNLLKQYKDNKILTLNKSRYMLIELPMDSMPDYTFDIIYELALLGIVPIIAHPERYRYIINKPCFINNFIKEGCLIQINSSSITGLFGRHVKKTAIKLIKHNICHFIASDAHSNNIRIPALKKSLEVAQKYNNEIVLNITQNGNNLLKDETIEHNSEILSENKRIFWFKKKL; encoded by the coding sequence ATGCTTAAGATTGCATCAAAAGACGGTATTAAAAAGATAATAGCAACACCTCATTTTTATCCTGATATATTTGAAAATAATCCTGAAACTATATTAAATTCAGTTGAAAACCTTAATAATATATCAAAGGAATTGGGAATTGATATAGAGGTTTTATGTGGGCAGGAAGTATTTTTAAACAGAAATCTTTTAAAGCAGTACAAAGACAATAAAATACTAACTTTAAACAAAAGCCGCTACATGCTGATTGAACTTCCAATGGATAGTATGCCAGATTACACCTTTGACATAATTTATGAACTTGCCCTTCTTGGAATAGTTCCAATCATTGCTCATCCTGAAAGATATAGATATATTATAAATAAGCCCTGTTTTATAAATAATTTTATAAAAGAGGGCTGCCTTATTCAAATAAACTCATCAAGCATTACAGGCCTCTTTGGCAGGCATGTTAAAAAAACAGCCATAAAGTTAATAAAACATAATATATGTCATTTCATTGCATCAGATGCACACTCTAACAATATTAGAATACCTGCCTTAAAAAAATCCTTAGAGGTTGCCCAAAAGTATAATAATGAAATTGTATTAAATATTACACAAAATGGAAATAATTTACTTAAAGATGAAACAATTGAGCATAATTCAGAGATATTAAGCGAAAACAAGAGAATATTTTGGTTTAAAAAGAAATTATAG
- a CDS encoding CpsD/CapB family tyrosine-protein kinase gives MDLITINNPKSVVSEAYRTLRTNIQFSSFDKNIKTIVVTSSGPGEGKSTVSSNLSAVLSQGDNKILLIDCDMRKPKIHKIFNLSNEIGLTNLLLGEINFENAVVKIDKNLFVLPCGTRPPNPAEIIASSKMQNFIESLKEQFNYIIIDTPPILMVTDAQILSKYADGTLLVVSSGEADKNAAVKSKELLLKVDAKILGVILNKIDTSRKGYYGYYYHYYYGSDGHKKKVKEKKRGLFFKKRREIEG, from the coding sequence ATTGATTTAATTACTATTAATAATCCTAAATCAGTTGTATCAGAGGCATATAGAACTTTAAGGACAAATATACAGTTTTCATCCTTTGATAAAAATATAAAAACAATAGTCGTTACAAGTTCTGGCCCTGGAGAAGGAAAGTCAACAGTCTCTTCAAACTTATCAGCAGTTTTATCACAGGGTGATAATAAAATACTTCTAATTGACTGCGACATGAGAAAGCCTAAAATACATAAAATATTTAACCTGTCAAATGAGATAGGGCTTACTAATCTTTTGCTTGGAGAGATTAATTTTGAAAATGCAGTAGTTAAAATAGATAAAAATCTCTTCGTTCTTCCCTGCGGTACAAGGCCTCCAAATCCAGCAGAGATTATAGCATCATCAAAGATGCAAAATTTTATAGAATCCCTAAAGGAACAATTCAACTACATAATAATCGACACACCTCCAATCCTCATGGTAACCGACGCCCAGATACTATCAAAATACGCCGATGGAACACTTCTTGTAGTATCATCAGGAGAAGCAGATAAAAATGCAGCAGTTAAATCAAAGGAGCTCCTTTTAAAAGTAGATGCTAAAATACTTGGGGTTATACTAAATAAAATCGATACCTCAAGAAAGGGCTACTACGGCTACTACTACCACTACTACTATGGAAGTGACGGACATAAGAAAAAGGTTAAGGAGAAAAAGCGGGGGCTATTCTTTAAAAAGAGAAGGGAAATAGAAGGTTAA
- a CDS encoding sugar transferase translates to MEIDVNGKIESAVINQPSQLYFFIKRILDIILSFVGIILCLPIFLVISIAIIIDSPGNPFFSHKRLGLNGKIIKVYKFRSMYKNAEEMLKKLTPEQKKEFEENFKLKDDPRITKVGAFLRKTSLDELPQLFNILIGNMTIVGPRPIVEKELEKYGIYAEKFLSAKPGLTGLWQVSGRSDTTYEERVMLDMEYIDNRSILNDIIIIFKTILVVFKKSGAY, encoded by the coding sequence ATGGAGATAGATGTTAATGGCAAAATTGAAAGTGCTGTTATAAATCAACCATCACAACTTTATTTTTTTATTAAAAGAATATTAGATATCATTTTATCATTTGTTGGAATAATTTTATGTTTGCCTATTTTTTTAGTAATATCAATAGCAATAATTATTGATTCACCAGGGAATCCATTCTTTTCACATAAAAGGCTTGGATTAAATGGGAAGATAATAAAAGTTTATAAATTTAGATCAATGTATAAAAATGCTGAAGAAATGCTAAAAAAATTAACACCTGAGCAGAAAAAAGAATTTGAAGAAAATTTTAAACTAAAAGATGATCCAAGAATAACAAAAGTAGGTGCATTTTTAAGAAAAACAAGTCTTGATGAATTACCACAATTATTTAATATATTGATTGGTAATATGACAATAGTAGGTCCAAGACCAATAGTAGAGAAAGAGCTTGAAAAATATGGTATATATGCAGAAAAATTTTTATCTGCAAAACCTGGTCTTACAGGACTATGGCAGGTATCAGGTAGAAGCGATACTACTTATGAGGAAAGAGTTATGCTTGATATGGAATACATAGATAATAGAAGTATATTAAACGATATTATAATAATATTTAAAACAATTCTTGTTGTATTTAAAAAATCAGGTGCTTATTAA
- a CDS encoding nucleotide sugar dehydrogenase, with product METIKAFDIRELNENIPEKSLNKRVCVFGQGFVGLPLTLSFALRGCNTIGVDIDKKLVDEINKGITHHTEKFYNVTIQEILKMQIEEKRYKAVTDASKAVKECNNIIVTVGIPIKDGKHDISYLESAIRVIGKNLKKEDLVVIRSTVIPGTTEEIILPILEEESKLRAGVDFYLAYSSERIAEGNAFEEFANMPTLVAGINKPSLYRAVDLLSVVCKADIVISNSIKAVETSKVVENAQRDVNIAMVQEVARFCEALNIDVFEVIRLANTHKRVNLLTPGPGVGGYCIPNAYHYLEPKAKELNVDLELFKLSREKNRLLPDFIVSKIEEQLNKVGKTLENSKVAVLGLAMKDFSNDDRISPPIDICNKLINRGALVCAFDPQVPTEYEFKVKTQDEALKDADAVVILTKQKGISFDDYEYMAKQMKKARL from the coding sequence ATGGAAACAATTAAGGCTTTTGATATAAGAGAATTAAATGAAAATATACCAGAAAAATCATTAAATAAAAGGGTATGCGTCTTTGGGCAGGGCTTTGTTGGGCTTCCTTTAACATTAAGCTTTGCCTTAAGGGGTTGCAATACGATTGGTGTTGATATTGATAAAAAACTTGTTGACGAAATAAATAAAGGCATAACCCATCATACAGAAAAATTTTATAACGTAACAATACAAGAAATATTAAAAATGCAGATTGAAGAAAAAAGATATAAAGCTGTAACCGATGCTTCAAAGGCAGTAAAGGAATGCAACAACATAATTGTAACCGTTGGCATACCTATAAAAGATGGGAAACATGATATAAGCTACCTTGAAAGTGCGATAAGAGTAATAGGTAAAAACCTTAAAAAAGAAGATTTGGTTGTAATAAGAAGTACAGTAATACCAGGAACAACAGAAGAAATAATCCTTCCTATACTTGAGGAAGAATCAAAGTTAAGGGCAGGAGTTGACTTTTATCTTGCCTACTCCTCAGAGAGAATAGCAGAGGGTAATGCCTTTGAGGAATTTGCTAATATGCCTACTTTAGTTGCGGGAATAAACAAGCCAAGCCTTTATAGGGCAGTTGATTTATTATCAGTTGTATGCAAAGCAGATATAGTAATATCAAACTCCATAAAAGCTGTTGAAACTTCAAAGGTTGTAGAAAATGCCCAAAGAGATGTAAATATAGCAATGGTTCAGGAAGTTGCAAGATTCTGTGAAGCATTAAATATAGACGTTTTTGAAGTTATACGCCTTGCAAATACCCATAAAAGGGTAAATCTTTTAACTCCAGGTCCAGGAGTTGGAGGATACTGCATACCAAATGCATATCACTACCTTGAGCCTAAGGCGAAGGAGCTTAATGTTGACCTTGAGTTATTTAAGCTATCAAGGGAGAAAAACAGACTACTTCCTGATTTCATAGTTAGTAAAATAGAAGAGCAGTTAAATAAAGTAGGAAAAACCTTAGAAAATTCCAAAGTAGCAGTATTAGGTCTTGCTATGAAGGATTTTTCTAATGATGATAGAATAAGCCCGCCGATAGATATATGCAATAAATTAATAAACAGGGGAGCATTAGTTTGTGCCTTTGATCCACAAGTTCCAACAGAATATGAATTTAAAGTAAAAACGCAGGATGAAGCCTTAAAAGACGCCGATGCAGTAGTAATACTTACAAAACAAAAGGGAATATCCTTTGACGATTATGAGTATATGGCAAAACAAATGAAAAAAGCTCGATTATAA
- a CDS encoding glycosyltransferase, whose amino-acid sequence MKKIVHVVESFGGGVYYFLRELCNGLADEFELVIIYSERKETPKNFKKDFNPKIKFIKVNMCRGFNPYINIQSFFQIKKFLKKEDPDIIHLHSSKAGFLGRLACYFNGFNMENVYYNPHGFSFLQQNESKIKRKLYLYLEKFAANLGGYIIGCSKGEYEEAKKISNKSLNINNGIDIEEIDKIIIENNIDKNIYKNNKKITIGTVGRICPQKNPILFNEIANNFPQYDFVWIGDGELKHELKSKNIRITGWLERIDVIKELLKLNIFILTSEWEGLPLSLLEAMYLEKPVIVSNVIGNKDVIINNENGYLCNDLSDFKKILLNYNNNKISNSAKNHIINFYSLKIMKQNYFNLYMESKNV is encoded by the coding sequence ATGAAAAAAATTGTACATGTTGTAGAATCTTTCGGGGGAGGAGTTTATTATTTTCTTAGAGAACTTTGTAATGGACTTGCAGATGAATTTGAATTAGTTATTATTTATTCAGAGAGAAAAGAAACTCCTAAAAATTTTAAAAAAGATTTTAATCCTAAGATTAAATTTATAAAAGTTAATATGTGTAGAGGATTTAATCCGTACATAAATATTCAATCATTTTTTCAAATAAAAAAATTTTTAAAAAAAGAAGATCCTGATATTATACATCTACATTCATCAAAAGCAGGTTTTTTAGGTAGATTAGCGTGTTATTTTAATGGATTTAATATGGAAAATGTTTATTATAATCCGCATGGTTTTTCATTTTTGCAACAAAATGAATCTAAAATTAAAAGAAAACTATATTTATATTTAGAAAAGTTTGCAGCAAATTTAGGAGGATATATTATAGGTTGCTCTAAAGGAGAATATGAAGAAGCTAAAAAAATATCAAATAAATCTTTAAATATTAATAATGGCATTGATATAGAAGAAATAGATAAAATAATAATAGAAAATAACATAGATAAAAACATTTATAAAAATAATAAAAAAATAACCATAGGCACTGTAGGTAGAATATGTCCTCAAAAAAATCCAATATTATTTAATGAAATAGCAAATAATTTTCCTCAATATGACTTTGTTTGGATTGGCGATGGAGAATTAAAACATGAATTAAAATCTAAAAATATAAGAATAACTGGATGGTTAGAAAGAATAGATGTAATTAAAGAATTATTAAAATTGAATATTTTTATTTTGACTTCAGAATGGGAAGGATTACCTTTATCATTACTTGAAGCTATGTATTTAGAAAAACCTGTTATAGTATCAAATGTTATTGGGAATAAGGATGTAATTATTAATAATGAAAATGGATATTTATGTAATGATCTATCTGATTTTAAAAAAATATTACTAAATTATAATAATAATAAAATATCAAATTCTGCAAAAAATCATATTATTAATTTTTATTCATTAAAAATAATGAAACAAAATTATTTTAATTTATATATGGAGAGTAAAAATGTGTAA
- a CDS encoding glycosyltransferase family 2 protein, with protein MCKVSIIVPYYNSEKTIIRALDSIKNQTYKDFEIIIINDGSNDSSEKLVNKFINDNKNIKCKHLNQKNKGPSSARNLGIKSSKGEYIAFLDSDDTWENNKLEEQINFLEKHKDYYILGTQNNIIIKGKKLNKIKTNDYFTEITFYKRLFKNYFITPSVIINKKALEEIGLFNEEQRYAEDQLLFMRVLRKFKGGIINIPLCTTYKYLYGDNGLSANMKMCEKFEIRNLILLYKENNKSEKKISFALLILLIIFSYLKYLRRILIVKLRKYRWLNEKNYFC; from the coding sequence ATGTGTAAAGTAAGTATAATAGTTCCATATTATAATAGTGAAAAAACAATAATTAGAGCTTTAGATTCTATAAAGAATCAAACATATAAAGATTTTGAAATAATAATAATCAATGATGGTTCAAATGATTCTTCAGAAAAATTAGTAAATAAATTTATAAATGATAATAAAAATATAAAATGTAAACATCTTAATCAAAAAAATAAAGGCCCTTCTAGTGCAAGAAATTTAGGTATAAAAAGTAGCAAAGGTGAATATATTGCATTTTTAGATTCTGATGATACTTGGGAAAATAATAAATTAGAAGAACAAATAAATTTTTTGGAAAAACATAAAGATTATTATATATTAGGTACTCAAAATAATATTATTATAAAAGGAAAAAAATTAAATAAAATAAAGACTAATGATTATTTTACAGAAATTACTTTTTATAAAAGACTTTTTAAAAATTATTTTATTACTCCAAGTGTAATTATAAATAAAAAGGCATTAGAAGAAATTGGACTTTTTAATGAAGAACAAAGATATGCAGAAGATCAATTGTTATTTATGAGAGTATTAAGAAAATTCAAAGGAGGCATTATAAATATCCCTCTATGTACTACTTATAAATATTTATATGGTGATAATGGACTATCGGCTAATATGAAAATGTGTGAAAAATTTGAAATAAGAAATCTTATTTTATTATATAAAGAAAACAATAAAAGCGAAAAAAAAATAAGTTTTGCTTTATTAATATTATTAATTATTTTTTCCTATTTAAAATATTTAAGAAGAATATTAATAGTAAAACTTAGAAAATATAGGTGGTTAAATGAAAAAAATTATTTTTGCTGA
- a CDS encoding glycosyltransferase, giving the protein MKKIIFADFKEYDDNTNKLGNHHYADLFANNGYEVLWISNPWNFLIYFKDKNVYRKRKSLSLIDRHKLKENIYGFAPYSIFLYGNYPFFNKEKIGLNLHKFIKPNLKETLNKIDFLNVDILWISNPKQYYLKNIVNYKKLIYRIADDFAEFSSFPKSIKSIEEKLINESDLNLAVSKNIIDRKKYLKKDIKYLPNGVDIKNFIRDYYIYPFEFKNNKRPKIIYVGAISEWFDIDLIVYAAEKLKEYDFYIIGQPQIDLLSLKKQNIFILGKRNYYEIPNYLYFSDAAIIPFKVNNMTNSVSPIKLYEYMSVGLNVVSTNFKEMQYINSPAYIANNYDEFCEYIVQAIENKEKNRERNIQFAKENTWEKRFEEIKKYI; this is encoded by the coding sequence ATGAAAAAAATTATTTTTGCTGATTTTAAAGAATATGATGATAATACAAATAAACTTGGTAATCATCACTATGCAGATTTATTTGCAAATAATGGTTATGAAGTATTATGGATATCAAATCCTTGGAATTTTTTGATATATTTTAAAGACAAAAATGTATATAGAAAGAGAAAAAGTTTATCATTAATAGATAGGCATAAGCTAAAAGAAAATATTTATGGGTTTGCACCTTATTCAATTTTTCTATATGGCAATTATCCTTTTTTTAATAAAGAAAAGATAGGGCTTAATTTACATAAGTTTATTAAACCGAATTTAAAAGAAACTTTAAATAAAATTGATTTTTTAAATGTAGATATACTTTGGATTTCAAATCCTAAACAATATTATTTAAAAAATATTGTTAATTATAAAAAGTTAATATATAGAATTGCAGATGATTTTGCTGAATTTTCAAGTTTTCCTAAAAGCATAAAATCAATAGAAGAAAAATTAATTAATGAGTCCGATTTAAACTTAGCAGTATCAAAAAATATAATAGATAGAAAAAAATACCTTAAAAAAGACATAAAATATTTACCTAACGGAGTTGACATAAAAAACTTTATTAGAGATTATTATATTTACCCTTTTGAATTTAAAAATAATAAAAGACCTAAAATAATTTATGTTGGAGCAATAAGTGAATGGTTTGATATAGATTTAATAGTATATGCTGCTGAAAAATTAAAAGAGTATGACTTTTATATTATTGGTCAACCACAAATAGATTTATTATCTCTTAAAAAACAAAACATCTTTATTTTAGGAAAAAGAAATTATTATGAAATACCTAATTATTTATATTTTAGCGATGCAGCAATAATACCTTTTAAAGTTAATAATATGACAAATTCAGTTTCACCTATAAAGCTTTATGAATATATGAGTGTTGGCTTAAATGTTGTATCAACTAATTTTAAAGAAATGCAATATATAAATAGCCCAGCATATATTGCTAATAATTATGATGAATTTTGTGAATATATTGTACAAGCTATAGAAAATAAAGAAAAAAATAGAGAAAGAAATATACAATTTGCAAAGGAAAATACTTGGGAAAAAAGGTTTGAAGAGATAAAAAAGTATATTTAA
- a CDS encoding IS30 family transposase: MVHKNNYNTPIRSFKHLKSYERGEIFALLKEGKSIRYIAKKLGRSPSTISREIKRGTVSQLKSDLSYYSSYFPETGQAVYKNHRSNCGAKIKLAKVETFIKFAEEKIRKNNWSVDTVVGYCKTDPSWKDEFIVSTKTLYNYIDRGFLSIRNIDLPLKTRLKPKKKRIRENKRLLGKSIDLRPEQINSRQEFGHWEIDTVIGKKSGDKALLTLTERKSRYEIIMLLDNKDAKSVDDSIKRLMEVYKDNFKKIFKSITADNGVEFSNLQFILKKYDVEVYYTHPFSSFERGTNERHNGLIRRFIPKGKSIKDISIDTIKRIQNWMNTLPRKLLNYKTPEKFFYEELLKIA; encoded by the coding sequence ATGGTTCATAAAAATAATTATAACACACCTATACGTTCTTTTAAACATCTGAAATCTTATGAACGTGGAGAAATTTTTGCCTTGCTTAAAGAAGGTAAAAGTATTCGTTATATTGCTAAAAAATTAGGACGAAGTCCAAGTACTATAAGCCGTGAAATTAAACGTGGTACTGTATCACAATTAAAAAGTGATTTATCTTATTATTCAAGTTATTTCCCTGAAACTGGGCAAGCTGTCTATAAAAATCACCGCTCAAATTGCGGAGCAAAAATTAAATTGGCTAAAGTAGAAACCTTTATAAAATTTGCAGAAGAAAAAATCCGTAAAAATAATTGGTCTGTTGATACTGTCGTTGGTTATTGCAAAACTGATCCTTCTTGGAAAGATGAGTTCATTGTTTCAACTAAGACCTTATATAACTATATTGATAGAGGATTTTTATCTATACGTAATATAGATTTACCTTTAAAAACACGTTTAAAACCTAAAAAGAAAAGAATTAGGGAGAACAAACGCCTTTTAGGTAAAAGTATTGATTTAAGGCCTGAACAAATTAATTCTCGTCAAGAATTTGGACATTGGGAAATAGATACTGTTATAGGTAAAAAATCAGGCGATAAAGCTCTTTTAACTTTAACAGAACGTAAATCCCGTTATGAAATAATAATGCTTTTAGATAATAAAGATGCTAAGTCTGTTGATGATTCTATAAAGAGACTTATGGAAGTATATAAGGATAATTTTAAAAAGATTTTCAAGAGTATTACGGCAGATAATGGAGTTGAATTTAGTAATTTACAATTCATTCTTAAAAAATATGATGTTGAGGTATATTATACCCATCCCTTTTCTTCTTTTGAAAGAGGAACTAACGAACGACATAATGGTCTTATACGTCGTTTTATCCCTAAGGGAAAGAGTATAAAGGATATATCTATTGATACCATTAAAAGAATTCAAAATTGGATGAATACACTCCCACGAAAATTACTAAATTACAAAACTCCTGAAAAATTTTTTTACGAGGAATTATTAAAAATAGCCTAA
- a CDS encoding glycosyltransferase family 39 protein: MACFTLNNYIFKKLKIEDIKFYLLTIFIIIFNLSLIYIAYCNAKKLGFSDGLLYGQVGNNLYYDSYGYYYQSKIVSDLWKNRNFISYFTGGIEKKYIDRGIYNYFILWNSLLNILFGNDLNSLIIIKYQFSIISNLFLYKISNEFLQPKYSRIVVLLMNLYPGFIYINIDLMRDNIILFLILFASYLVIVNNNQDNKNNEFKIWKLFIFLIGIITYIRIYIGILLGLTLIIYYLYDKLSLKKIIQLIILIIAIIFIVGKITEFMGYGFLAVNILSNKENIELGRWQPYKANSPIKLILWSLYFVFTGGRANISNIYINSLFEILNTISPIFIIIFIMPTFLIFLFKNKKQNKKIILFSFLYSSASAIVVFYYFTGIIPRLYICWLWTQLIIFGMVLENITKLSKNIKLICKIEYIIFIIFCVTIFTK; the protein is encoded by the coding sequence ATGGCATGTTTTACATTAAATAACTATATATTTAAAAAATTAAAGATTGAAGATATTAAATTTTATTTATTAACTATATTCATAATAATATTTAACTTAAGTTTGATTTATATTGCTTATTGTAACGCAAAAAAACTTGGCTTTTCAGATGGATTATTATATGGACAAGTTGGGAATAATTTATATTATGATTCTTATGGCTATTATTATCAATCAAAAATAGTAAGCGATTTATGGAAAAATAGAAATTTTATTTCTTACTTTACTGGTGGAATAGAAAAAAAATACATTGATAGAGGAATTTATAATTATTTTATTTTATGGAATTCTTTATTAAATATATTATTTGGTAATGATTTGAATAGTTTAATTATAATTAAATATCAATTTTCTATTATATCAAATTTATTTCTTTATAAGATTTCAAATGAATTTTTACAACCTAAATATTCAAGAATAGTTGTATTATTGATGAACCTTTACCCTGGATTTATATACATAAATATTGATTTAATGAGAGATAATATTATTTTATTTTTAATTTTATTTGCATCTTATTTAGTTATTGTTAATAATAACCAAGATAATAAAAATAATGAATTTAAAATATGGAAATTATTTATTTTTTTAATTGGAATTATAACTTATATAAGAATTTATATTGGTATACTTTTAGGTTTAACTTTAATTATTTATTATCTGTATGATAAGTTATCATTAAAAAAAATAATACAACTTATTATATTAATAATAGCAATAATATTTATAGTTGGCAAAATTACAGAATTTATGGGATATGGTTTCTTAGCTGTTAATATTTTAAGTAATAAAGAAAATATTGAATTGGGAAGATGGCAACCTTATAAAGCAAATTCTCCAATAAAATTAATTTTATGGTCATTGTATTTTGTATTTACAGGTGGTAGAGCAAATATAAGCAACATATATATTAATTCATTATTTGAAATTTTAAATACTATATCACCAATATTTATTATAATTTTTATAATGCCAACATTTCTTATATTTTTATTTAAAAATAAAAAGCAAAATAAAAAAATTATTCTATTTAGTTTTTTATATTCAAGTGCATCAGCAATTGTAGTATTTTATTATTTTACTGGTATTATACCACGATTATATATTTGTTGGTTGTGGACTCAATTAATAATATTTGGTATGGTTTTGGAGAACATTACAAAATTAAGTAAAAATATAAAATTAATATGTAAAATTGAATATATAATTTTTATTATATTTTGTGTAACTATTTTTACGAAATGA
- a CDS encoding alginate lyase family protein translates to MSNIIKKFSKYKNQPIRKLTKKAFKKIKNKIYFSYRRYRAYKNPIDIPIDKFYSFYPECSFFYDFNNREKYIEEIKKLNLEDSIIRSANLILEHKFNLLGSGEKYLGEKLPWNEDFKTGFKWENKFYKDIKIVDLNNNADVKVPWELSRFQHLFTLGKAYILTCDEKYALEFKNEIEDWILNNPVEMSVNWTCTMDVAIRAVNWILGYFMFNSSKSINMDFWTKFNKSLYLHGRFIYKNLENYGEHYNNHYLSDLAGLIWLGIYFGDFYINDKEKNNNPKDWLKYGISEFEKEMKKEVNIDGTDYESSTSYHRLVTELFLITTILCSKNNINFSIEYIKRLEKMCEFIMQITKPNGKSPLIGDADDGRLVILSDYHNWDRRDFRHILSVAGEYFDRDDFRYFGKDFREDALWILGSYKDSLKEYKLSSIAYNDGGYYILRNDKFYCLIRCGQLSCRGEGGHSHNDQLSIELNVEGEDFIIDPGSYLYTADYKMRNVFRSTNMHSTLYIEGFEQNEFNPYDLFYMKEETFGRCLNFTENIFFGEHYGYYKKCGVIHQRRVKIKDEMLEITDTLKGDINNKKGKYFINFILDKGVEIKEKDGYLELLKNNKRLLLEFQGDYIIEKCDISYSYGCKTDGKRINIKMIGNENKIYIRTDLYEKYY, encoded by the coding sequence ATGTCAAATATAATAAAAAAATTTTCAAAATATAAAAATCAGCCAATAAGAAAGCTAACAAAAAAAGCATTTAAAAAAATAAAAAATAAAATATATTTTTCATATAGAAGATATAGAGCCTATAAAAATCCTATTGATATTCCAATAGATAAATTTTATTCCTTTTACCCTGAATGCAGCTTTTTCTATGATTTTAACAATAGGGAAAAGTATATAGAGGAAATTAAAAAGCTTAATTTAGAAGATTCTATTATAAGAAGTGCTAACCTAATATTAGAACATAAATTTAATCTTTTAGGCTCTGGGGAGAAATATTTAGGAGAAAAACTTCCATGGAATGAGGATTTTAAGACAGGCTTTAAATGGGAAAATAAATTTTATAAAGATATAAAAATAGTTGATTTGAACAATAATGCTGATGTAAAGGTTCCCTGGGAGCTGTCAAGATTTCAGCATTTATTTACCCTTGGTAAGGCATATATTTTAACCTGTGATGAAAAATATGCATTAGAATTTAAAAATGAGATTGAAGATTGGATTTTGAATAATCCTGTTGAGATGAGTGTAAATTGGACATGCACCATGGATGTAGCTATAAGAGCTGTAAATTGGATATTGGGATACTTTATGTTTAACAGCAGCAAATCAATAAATATGGATTTTTGGACAAAATTTAATAAATCCTTATATCTTCATGGAAGATTTATATATAAAAATCTTGAAAACTACGGAGAGCACTACAATAATCATTATCTTTCAGATTTAGCAGGACTAATATGGCTTGGGATTTATTTTGGTGATTTTTATATTAATGATAAAGAAAAGAACAATAATCCAAAGGACTGGCTAAAATATGGAATATCTGAATTTGAAAAAGAAATGAAAAAGGAAGTAAATATAGATGGAACAGATTATGAGTCATCAACTTCCTATCATAGATTAGTTACAGAGTTATTTTTAATAACAACTATATTATGCAGTAAAAATAATATTAATTTTTCTATTGAATACATTAAAAGACTGGAAAAGATGTGCGAATTTATTATGCAAATTACAAAACCAAATGGTAAATCGCCTTTAATTGGGGATGCCGATGATGGAAGGCTTGTAATACTATCTGATTATCATAACTGGGATAGAAGGGATTTTAGACATATATTATCAGTAGCAGGAGAATATTTTGACAGGGATGATTTTAGATATTTTGGGAAAGATTTTAGAGAAGATGCCCTTTGGATCTTAGGAAGTTATAAAGATAGCTTAAAAGAATATAAATTATCTTCAATTGCTTACAATGACGGAGGATATTATATTTTAAGAAATGATAAATTTTACTGCTTAATAAGATGTGGACAGCTCTCCTGCAGGGGAGAGGGTGGACATAGCCATAATGATCAGTTAAGTATTGAACTTAACGTTGAAGGGGAAGATTTTATAATAGATCCGGGCTCTTACTTATATACAGCAGATTATAAAATGAGAAATGTTTTTAGAAGTACAAATATGCACAGTACCCTTTATATAGAAGGCTTTGAGCAGAACGAATTTAATCCTTATGATTTATTTTATATGAAGGAAGAAACCTTTGGAAGATGTTTAAACTTTACTGAAAATATCTTTTTTGGAGAACATTACGGATATTATAAAAAATGTGGAGTTATTCACCAAAGAAGAGTTAAAATTAAAGATGAAATGTTAGAAATAACTGATACTTTAAAAGGTGATATAAATAATAAAAAAGGCAAATATTTTATAAATTTTATTTTAGATAAAGGGGTAGAAATTAAAGAAAAAGACGGATATTTAGAACTGCTTAAAAATAATAAAAGGCTTCTATTGGAATTTCAAGGTGATTATATAATTGAAAAATGCGATATATCTTACAGCTATGGATGCAAAACAGACGGGAAAAGGATAAATATAAAAATGATAGGGAATGAAAATAAAATTTATATAAGGACTGATTTATATGAAAAATATTATTAA